Part of the Zea mays cultivar B73 chromosome 4, Zm-B73-REFERENCE-NAM-5.0, whole genome shotgun sequence genome is shown below.
gtttttagtcaaaaccgtctattcacccccctctagccggtgtcctagatcctacaatccGGCCTCACCTCGATATTCTATATTGGCGTGCATGCATTTATGAGCCTTGTGCGCACGTAAATAAAAGGGTTGGCGCCAATAATCACGGCGACGACCCCTTGCCACGTACGCGCCAGATCAGCGTCTAGAATGAGATTTCGGTGACATCTATATTGGCGTTAAGACGTGTAACATCGGTGTCAATGATGATGGCGCCGAGATAAGGGTCCATTTCTTGAATTCAAACCATAAAAAATATATTTGTGAAAAACTTTCGCaaaaaggatcaaaaagcaaaaaACGGTAGAGGGAACGATTGCCAGACAACTGTGGCGGAGAAAGATAGCGGAGTGTCTTTCGTAGCTGTGGCAGTACCAGGCAGTACGGAGCTCCCTACAACATCCAAATAAATATGTGTAACAACTACGTAAAATAAATCTACACGTCGAGGAGAGtttgtaggttcgagaaccactaaaatcgaagTTAAAACATGAAGGTTACGAAGGAAAAAAGTTTTAGGCTGTTTTTATATTAAATATAACTATCAGGGACTGATTTGTGAGAGTAAAAAGACCTTTTTTAATTATAACTCTCGGGTACGAGGTAGTAACATTCTGAAAGAAAAAAACGAATAGTTGTATAACTTTCCTTTGCAACAGGATAGGCGGCCCACAAGATAGAGACCCAAAGGCGGTCAGCCGGTCAGGGCTCTTTTTGCCAAAAAAAAAAAAGAAGGAAATATGCAAATTTTTTCAGGGGAAAAACACACACCGGACTGAGTGCCAGTGTATGAGCCATTGAGCCTTGGAGCCAAGGCTAGTGCTGTTGCGCGAAGGAGCCGAGGCACCCCGCGCCCAGCGCAAGGGCCTCATCTCCTTTTGCGAGGATCCAAGGCGGCCATGGATCGCGGCAAGAGCACAGTAGCCCGAGGACGGAGGCGAGGCCCACCTCCACCTCTACCCGTCCACGCCCCACACGGGCGCTGGCGTGACACACCACCGCCctcggcggcggcttgggtgcagGCAAGGCGTTCGACGGAACGCCCCCCTGCTCCCGAGCCGGCAAGGCCCAGCGCGGGACGAGAACTGGAGCTCCTGTCGTGGGCGGACCTCCCGGCGGACATCCTGGGGCTCATTGTCAGTCGTCTCCCCCGCGTCGACGACCGCGCCAGGCTGCGCTCCGTCTGCCGGGCGTGGCGCGCCGCGGCGCGCGTCTAcgggcggccgccgccgccgctcccactACTCGTGCTCTCCGACTTCTCCTTCTCCGCCTTGTGCGCCGGCGGGGCTATGACGGGCACACGACGCATCCCGCTGCCCTCACAGGAGATGGCGGCTGGCGTCCGCTGCGTGGGCTCCTCCGACGGGTGGCTCGTCGGCGTGCAGCTCAACGAAGGTCGCTACTTTGGTGACAGCCAGTGTTTCCTGATGAACGCTTTCTACCAGGACGTCGTGCGCCTCCCGCCGCCTTCCGTAAACACCCACTCCCTTGATGCGTTCAGTAAATCTCTCCCCATCGCCAATGGCTCAGGTGCAGTGCAATGCACGGTCAATGGCGCCCGGTATGTGATGTCGTTCTGCAAGGTACTCTTGTCCTCCTCACCTGACCATGATGGCAACTGCATCGTGGCTGCCTTCTCCGTGCACAGAAGCACAGCTAGCCTTGCCCTCTGGCGGCCTGGGATGGCATCGTGGTGCGTGTGCCAAGGTGGCTGCATCAGTAAGTTCAGTGACATTGCCTTGTACCAGGGGAAGGTGTACATGTTTAGCAAGGTCACCACGAACCTCTTTGTCTTTGACATCTCTGAAGACGAGAGAGGCCTAATGGTTTCTCGTGTTGAGCGCTGTGTGACTGAACTGCCTGATGTCAAGGATAGCTATGGACAGAGGTGGAACTTAGTTGAGTGGCGTGGGAAACTATTGCTGGTTGTGATATACTTGGGACCTGAAGGCTGGTACAATATTTGTAAGGTTGGGGTATTTGAGGTGGACTTGAGCACAAACCCTTTCAGATTCACTGAGACCAACAGCTTGGATGGCGACTGCATTTTCATCAGCCCCTGCAGCAGCAATTCATTCTGTGCATGTCCGTATGACGGAGTCGAAGATGATCTTATCTACTTCATTGGTAGCCTCAACCACTCAAGAAATGCGTCCCCTTTGGATAAGTTTGTGTACAACATGAGGGATGGTACATTGGCGCCATTTGCTTTGGAAATAACAGACGACGACCTTCGGGCACCAGATGGCAGCCGGATGAATCCAACATGGCTACTTCCTTCTGAATGAACAGCTGCTATAGATCAATTCTGGTAATTGCGCTGCTACCTTGATGTGATGTGCCATGCTATTTCATTTGGAAGAACTGGATTCAAGTCTATAGATCAATTTCCATTGTGCTTATCTGACAGACTTTTATTGGTAGTAAACTGATgtgtactatatatatatatatatatatatatatatatatatatatatatatatatatatatatatatatatatatatatatatacccacACAATATATTGGAAACCCTGAGCTTCcaaatgatagaggaagccatgaCTGATCACTCCTGACCTGGCTGGACCGCACCAACGCACCCATCTAGCCTATGTCAGGCTGTCAGCTgtgtattgagagcacctagaggggggatgaataggtgatcctatgaaacttaaacttatagccacaaaaacttgttaagtgttagcacaataatcgccaagtggctagagaggagtctcaacaaaacacaataccacaagagatcaaacacagagatgacacagtggttatcccgtggttcggccaagaccaacgcttgcctactccacgttgtggcgtcccaacggacgagggttgcaatcaacccctctcaagcggtccaaaaaccaacttgaataccacgttgttttgctttgcctttcaatatcccgtttgcgaggaatctccacaacttggagcctctcgcccttacacttgagattcacaaagaaatacggagtaagagagggaagcaacacacacaaatccacagcaaaatgcgcacacacacggccaagaatcgagctctaaagactatctcaaagttctcactagaacggagctcgaatcactgagaatgacaaacgaatgcgcaaagactgagtgtggatgatcaagaatgctctaaggttgcttggtatccacctccatgcgcctaggggtcccttttatagccccaaggcagctaggagccgttgagcacaaatctggaaggccattcttgccttctgtcatcgggggcaccggacagtccggtgcacaccggacactgtccggtgcccgatttccttccttaaatagcgaagccgaccgttggcagacttggagccgttggcgcaccggacatgtccggtgcacaccggacagtccggtgccatcttctagccgttggctcagccacgtgtctcgcgcagattgcgcgcccgaccgttggcccggccaaccgttggctcaacggacagtccggtgcacaccggacagtccggtgaattttagccgtacgtcgccggtgaattcccgagagcggccacttcgcccgagccagcctggcgcaccggacactgtccggtgcaccaccggacagtccggtgcaccaccggacagtccggtgtgccagacagagctgagtcttggctgtacacagccaagcctttttcacctcttttcttttcttcttctttctgtttctaacacttagacaagtatattagtacacaaaaccaatgtactaaggcttagaaacatacctttactcttgatttgcactttgttcatccattggcatagattcacatttaagcacttgtgttggcactcaatcaccaaaatacttagaaatggcccaagggcacatttccctttcaatctccccctttttggtgatttatgccaacacaacataaagcaactagaacaagtgcaatatcacttcaaataaaaactcaaatttattttaattcaatttggcatatatggatcatcctttgccaccacttggtttgtttttgcaaatcaaactcaaaatcctatctctaagtcaaatccacttgtagagacataaagagaggttttccaaagaaaattgattcaagattccaaaaactccccctttttcccataatcaacacttctccccacaagaggccaacttttgacaaaagagacaatgcaagagttttgacaaaccaaaagctctatcctactgttttcaaagtttctcaagtggtagctgatccatttattgctttggcctttattttctccccctttggcatcaagcaccaaaacgggatcaatcttggccctttaaccccattgcctcaccaaaatcttcaattaagagcaaataggcaataagagtttaaaaatgaacttggaagagttactcttttcatcggagtgcagtggaagtcttgccttctctaagtccacctttttcccttttaattatccttggagactaaaacaaccaaactcaagtacatggttagtcccaaagggtcaagttgtagcacagctccccctaaatatgtgcatcacttgcaaacaggacttgtgaggtccagggagtgtttgtacaacttgagcaccacaataagcaacaaaatgcagaatcatgatcaaaagcataaacacatgtatgctacatttcaatccaagttccgcgaatctaagatattgagctcactacgcagcctgcaaaaggtcttctcatctagaggcttgttaaagatatcgactagctggttctcggtgctaacatgaaacacttcgatatcccccttttgctggtggtctctcaaaaagtgatgccggatgtcaatgtgctttgtgcggctgtgttcaacaggattttccgccatgcggatagcactctcattgtcacataggagtgggactttgctcagattgtaaccaaagtcccgaagggtttgcctcatccaaagtagctgcgcgcaacactgtcctgcggcaacatactcggcctcagcggaggataaggcaacggaggtttgtttcttagagttccacgacaccagggaccttcctaagaattggcacgtccctgatgtactcttcctatcgaccttacatccagcatagtcggaatctgagtatccaaccaagtcaaaggtagacccctttggataccagagcccgaagcagggcgtagcaaccaaatatctaagaattcgcttcactgccactaagtgacactccttaggatcggattgaaacctagcacacatgcatacgctaagcataatatccggtctactagcacataaataaagtaaagatcatatcattgaccggtatgctttttgatcaacggacttacctcctttgttgaggtcggtgtgtccgtcggtccccatcggagtctttgcgggcttggcgtccttcatcccaaaccgctttagcagatcttgcgtgtactttgtttgggagatgaaggtgccgtctttgagttgcttcacttggaacccaaagaagtagttcaactcgaccatcatcgacatctcgaatttctgcgtcatcaccctgctaaactcttcagaagacttttggttagtagaaccaaatattatgtcatcgacataaatttggcacacaaacaaatcaccatcacatgtcttagtaaaaagagttggatcggctttcccaaccttgaaagcattaacaattagaaagtctctaaggcattcataccatgctcttggggcttgcttaagtccatagagcgccttagagagcttacacacgtggtcggggtaccgttcatcctcgaagccagggggttgctccacgtacacctcctccttgattggcccgttgaggaaagcgctcttcacatccatttgtaacaacctgaaagaatggtgagcggcatatgctagcaagatacgaattgattctagtctagccacaggagcaaacgtctcctcaaagtccaaacctgcgacttgggcataaccttttgccacaagtcgagccttgttcctcgtcaccaccccgtgctcgtcctgtttgttgcg
Proteins encoded:
- the LOC103652805 gene encoding uncharacterized protein — translated: MDRGKSTVARGRRRGPPPPLPVHAPHGRWRDTPPPSAAAWVQARRSTERPPAPEPARPSAGRELELLSWADLPADILGLIVSRLPRVDDRARLRSVCRAWRAAARVYGRPPPPLPLLVLSDFSFSALCAGGAMTGTRRIPLPSQEMAAGVRCVGSSDGWLVGVQLNEGRYFGDSQCFLMNAFYQDVVRLPPPSVNTHSLDAFSKSLPIANGSGAVQCTVNGARYVMSFCKVLLSSSPDHDGNCIVAAFSVHRSTASLALWRPGMASWCVCQGGCISKFSDIALYQGKVYMFSKVTTNLFVFDISEDERGLMVSRVERCVTELPDVKDSYGQRWNLVEWRGKLLLVVIYLGPEGWYNICKVGVFEVDLSTNPFRFTETNSLDGDCIFISPCSSNSFCACPYDGVEDDLIYFIGSLNHSRNASPLDKFVYNMRDGTLAPFALEITDDDLRAPDGSRMNPTWLLPSE